A window of the Cutaneotrichosporon cavernicola HIS019 DNA, chromosome: 6 genome harbors these coding sequences:
- a CDS encoding uncharacterized protein (Uba domain-containing protein ucp14) — translation MSGFQNAGVTKGIMVVLGITTLTISLLGAKPYAHLQLVPHITKYRQYFRVPLHPFAFANSTELLVGELLLYNIGRGIERSFGARKFASFVVVATAMSAVLCCAALVVLHRFGVNVVPAGPYGLIFALLWQYTRTVPSLYTFKVCGIPFSSKTFVYILAAQLASSWMPGSILAAIAGLLTGYLYRTDTPFLLPSLSRPRRLWRPLKAYRIPDSVFRLLERLFAPLVGSSTAPRRSARVLPGQVRDGREEFEGGIRGLLAARAGLNIPARAVQTGTPQTPGGRGARAAVGEWVTGQGGARAPTEAEIIAISSMFPNLSRDAIVQALQRHDYNTAQAVEALLDQGG, via the exons ATGTCCG GCTTCCAAAATGCCGGCGTGACGAAAGGCATAATGGTCGTCCTAGGCATCACGACATTAACAAtctcgctcctcggcgcaaAGCCCTACGCGCACCTCCAACTAGTCCCCCATATCACCAAGTACCGGCAG TACTTCCGCGTTCCCCTACACCCCTTCGCATTTGCCAACTCGACCGAGCTGCTGGTTGGCGAGCTTTTGCTCTACAACATTGGGAGGGGGATCGAGCGTTCCTTCGGCGCCAGGAAGTTTGCTTCCTTCGTCGTGGTCGCTACGGCTATGAGTGCTGTGCTTTGTTGTGCTGCACTGGTGGTGCTTCATCGGTTTGGGGTTAATGTTGTTCCTGCGGGTCCTTATGGGCTCATCTTTGCGCT ACTGTGGCAATACACCCGCACCGTCCCGTCACTGTATACCTTCAAAGTCTGCGGCAttcccttctcctccaAGACATTCGTATACATCCTAGCGGCGCAACTAGCATCCTCGTGGATGCCAGGCTCGATCCTCGCTGCCATCGCAGGTCTTCTTACAGGATACCTGTATAGGACAGACACGcccttccttctcccctctctctcccgTCCGCGTCGTCTCTGGCGACCACTCAAAGCCTACCGTATCCCCGACTCGGtcttccgcctcctcgaacGCCTCTTCGCCCCCCTCGTTGGATCCAGCACCGCCCCGAGACGCAGCGCAAGAGTCCTACCTGGACAAGTACGCGATGGGCGCGAAGAGTTCGAAGGCGGTATCCGGGGATTACTGGCCGCTCGGGCAGGCCTTAATATCCCGGCCCGCGCGGTTCAGACCGGCACTCCACAGACGCCTggcgggcgcggcgcaCGTGCGGCCGTCGGCGAGTGGGTGACCGGCCAGGGCGGGGCTCGTGCCCCTACTGAAGCGGAGATCATTGC taTCTCAAGCATGTTCCCAAACTTGAGCCGCGATGCTATCGTGCAGGCCCTCCAGCGACA tgaCTACAATACTGCGCAGGCAGTAGAAGCACTGCTCGACCAGGGAGGGTAG